In one window of Acidobacteriota bacterium DNA:
- a CDS encoding BlaI/MecI/CopY family transcriptional regulator translates to MSIQPVRLTRFELEVMEELWKLGQGSVRDVLEALPARRRPAYTTVQTIVRRLEEKGAVDHVQKIGNAHIFRPRVSRKAAYRRLVDDFLDIFGGSARPLVAHLAESGKLSLEDLREAEELLAADVPSGS, encoded by the coding sequence GTGAGCATTCAACCCGTTCGGCTGACCCGTTTCGAGCTCGAGGTGATGGAAGAGCTTTGGAAGCTGGGTCAGGGCTCCGTCCGCGACGTGCTGGAAGCCTTGCCGGCTCGCCGTCGCCCGGCCTACACCACCGTTCAGACCATCGTCCGTCGCCTCGAAGAGAAGGGGGCGGTGGATCATGTGCAGAAAATCGGCAACGCCCACATCTTCCGGCCCCGGGTCAGCCGCAAGGCGGCCTATCGCCGGCTGGTGGATGATTTTCTCGACATCTTTGGAGGCTCCGCCCGGCCACTGGTGGCCCATCTGGCGGAGTCCGGCAAATTGAGCCTGGAAGACCTGCGGGAGGCGGAGGAGCTGCTCGCCGCCGACGTTCCCTCGGGTTCCTGA